The following are encoded in a window of Sorex araneus isolate mSorAra2 chromosome 11, mSorAra2.pri, whole genome shotgun sequence genomic DNA:
- the LOC101548571 gene encoding tubulin alpha-3 chain, translating to MRECISIHVGQAGVQIGNACWELYCLEHGIQPDGQMPSDKTIGGGDDSFNTFFSETGAGKHVPRAVFVDLEPTVVDEVRTGTYRQLFHPEQLITGKEDAANNYARGHYTIGKEIVDLVLDRIRKLADLCTGLQGFLIFHSFGGGTGSGFASLLMERLSVDYGKKSKLEFAIYPAPQVSTAVVEPYNSILTTHTTLEHSDCAFMVDNEAIYDICRRNLDIERPTYTNLNRLIGQIVSSITASLRFDGALNVDLTEFQTNLVPYPRIHFPLATYAPVISAEKAYHEQLSVAEITNACFEPANQMVKCDPRHGKYMACCMLYRGDVVPKDVNAAIATIKTKRTIQFVDWCPTGFKVGINYQPPTVVPGGDLAKVQRAVCMLSNTTAIAEAWARLDHKFDLMYAKRAFVHWYVGEGMEEGEFSEAREDLAALEKDYEEVGVDSVEAEAEEGEEY from the exons CGCGAGTGCATCTCTATCCACGTGGGCCAGGCGGGGGTCCAGATCGGCAATGCATGCTGGGAGCTGTACTGCCTGGAGCATGGGATTCAGCCTGACGGGCAGATGCCAAGCGACAAAACCATCGGCGGTGGGGACGACTCGTTCAACACGTTCTTCAGCGAGACAGGGGCTGGCAAGCATGTGCCCAGGGCAGTGTTTGTAGACCTGGAGCCCACTGTGGTTG ATGAAGTGCGCACAGGGACCTACAGGCAGCTCTTCCACCCGGAGCAGCTCATCACCGGGAAGGAGGACGCGGCCAACAACTACGCCAGGGGCCACTACACCATCGGCAAGGAGATCGTGGACCTGGTCCTGGACCGGATCCGCAAACTG GCTGACCTGTGCACGGGCCTCCAGGGCTTCCTCATCTTCCACAGCTTCGGCGGTGGCACCGGCTCCGGCTTCGCCTCCCTGCTCATGGAGCGGCTGTCGGTGGACTACGGCAAGAAGTCCAAGCTGGAGTTTGCCATCTACCCGGCCCCCCAGGTGTCCACGGCCGTGGTGGAGCCCTACAACTCCATCCTGACCACACACACCACCCTGGAGCACTCGGACTGCGCCTTCATGGTGGACAACGAGGCCATCTACGACATCTGCCGGCGCAACCTGGACATCGAGCGGCCCACCTACACCAACCTCAACCGCCTCATCGGGCAGATCGTGTCCTCCATCACGGCCTCGCTGCGCTTCGACGGGGCCCTCAACGTGGACCTGACCGAGTTCCAGACCAACCTGGTGCCCTACCCGCGCATCCACTTCCCCCTGGCCACCTACGCGCCGGTCATCTCGGCCGAGAAGGCCTACCACGAGCAGCTGTCGGTGGCCGAGATCACCAACGCCTGCTTCGAGCCGGCCAACCAGATGGTCAAGTGCGACCCTCGCCACGGCAAGTACATGGCCTGCTGCATGCTGTACCGGGGGGACGTGGTGCCCAAAGACGTCAACGCCGCCATCGCCACCATCAAGACCAAGCGCACCATCCAGTTCGTGGACTGGTGCCCCACGGGCTTTAAG GTGGGCATCAACTACCAACCCCCCACCGTTGTTCCTGGGGGGGACCTGGCCAAGGTGCAGCGGGCCGTGTGCATGCTGAGCAACACCACCGCCATCGCTGAGGCCTGGGCCCGCCTGGACCACAAGTTCGACCTCATGTATGCCAAGCGCGCCTTTGTGCACTGGTACGTAGGCGAAGGCATGGAGGAAGGGGAGTTCTCGGAGGCCCGGGAAGATTTGGCAGCTCTGGAGAAGGATTACGAAGAGGTGGGCGTGGATTCCGTGGAAGCAGAGGCCGAAGAAGGGGAGGAGTACTGA